In Aestuariibaculum lutulentum, one DNA window encodes the following:
- a CDS encoding 3'-5' exonuclease — translation MISKINLENILFLDIETVPEVQHFTDLDETKQALWEQKSQYQRKDDYTAEEFYDRAGIWAEFGKIVCISVGYFAFKGDIRSFRVTSFFGDEAKLLKDFKNLLNTHFNHPNHLLCGHNAKEFDFPYIARRMIINGIELPHKLNLFGKKPWEVPHIDTLELWKFGDFKSYTSLKLLTNVLGVPSPKDDIDGSEVYRVYYEENEIDRIVIYCEKDTIAVAQIFLRLRGDELLTNDEIIHI, via the coding sequence ATGATCTCTAAAATTAACTTAGAAAACATATTATTTTTAGATATTGAAACCGTTCCTGAGGTTCAGCATTTCACCGATTTAGATGAAACCAAGCAGGCCTTATGGGAACAAAAATCGCAGTACCAGCGTAAAGACGATTACACCGCCGAAGAATTTTACGATCGCGCCGGTATCTGGGCCGAATTTGGAAAAATTGTATGTATTTCGGTGGGGTATTTTGCTTTTAAAGGCGACATTCGTTCCTTCAGAGTGACTTCATTCTTTGGTGATGAAGCCAAACTTTTAAAGGATTTTAAAAATTTACTAAATACACATTTCAACCACCCTAATCATTTGCTTTGCGGACATAACGCTAAGGAATTCGACTTTCCTTATATTGCCCGCCGTATGATTATAAATGGCATTGAACTTCCGCATAAGCTCAATTTATTTGGTAAAAAGCCTTGGGAAGTCCCGCACATAGATACCTTAGAACTTTGGAAATTCGGAGATTTTAAAAGTTACACATCGCTAAAACTACTCACCAATGTTTTAGGTGTGCCTTCGCCTAAAGATGACATTGACGGTAGTGAAGTGTATCGCGTATATTACGAAGAAAACGAAATAGATCGCATTGTAATTTATTGCGAAAAAGATACCATTGCCGTTGCACAAATATTTTTGCGATTACGTGGTGACGAGCTATTAACCAACGATGAAATTATTCACATATAA